The Podospora pseudopauciseta strain CBS 411.78 chromosome 2 map unlocalized CBS411.78m_2, whole genome shotgun sequence genome has a window encoding:
- a CDS encoding uncharacterized protein (antiSMASH:Cluster_5; EggNog:ENOG503Q21Q; COG:Q): MLGSILPFNEETADRVSAYCEKNSHGIPDALVEHWEWTRTRFPDADKMSSRLQGSWMIFTARDRKPKRILEIGCYSGYSALAWYEGTRDTKAEIVTLEYSPKMIAASREAFKKYGVGDRVKLIEGPAENTLKTLEGEFDLIFVDANKDGYAGYVKTILDQGLLSANGIILCDNVFARGLTIGPDCAPWLNDHVRPYWNGCGQALDKFSAGLMEDPRIDVLLLPVFDGVTQIRWKDGAQRA; the protein is encoded by the exons ATGTTGGGCAGTATTCTTCCATTCAACGAGGAGACGGCGGACCGCGTCAGCGCCTACTGTGAGAAGAACTCTCATGGCATCCCTGACGCCCTGGTTGAGCACTGGGAGTGGACTCGCACTCGCTTCCCCGATGCCGACAAGATGTCTAGTCGTCTTCAGGGCTCCTGGATGATATTCACTGCTCGTGACCGCAAGCCAAAGAGAA TCCTCGAGATTGGTTGCTACTCTGGCTACAGTGCCTTGGCCTGGTACGAAGGTACCCGTGACACCAAGGCCGAGATTGTCACGCTTGAATACAGCCCCAAAATGATTGCCGCCTCTCGCGAGGCATTCAAGAAGTACGGTGTCGGTGACCGCGTGAAGCTGATTGAGGGTCCCGCCGAGAACACTCTCAAGACACTGGAGGGCGAGTTTGACCTCATTTTTGTCGATGCCAACAAGGACGGCTATGCTGGATATGTCAAGACGATCCTGGACCAGGGTCTGCTCTCTGCCAACGGCATCATTCTCTGCGACAACG TCTTTGCCCGTGGCCTCACCATCGGCCCCGACTGCGCACCTTGGCTCAACGACCACGTCCGCCCTTACTGGAATGGCTGCGGACAGGCATTGGACAAATTCAGCGCCGGTCTCATGGAGGACCCCCGCATCGATGTCTTG